A stretch of Chionomys nivalis chromosome 2, mChiNiv1.1, whole genome shotgun sequence DNA encodes these proteins:
- the LOC130869975 gene encoding 60S ribosomal protein L21: protein MTNTKGKRRGTRYMFSRPFRKHGVVPLATYMRIYKKGDIVDIKGMGTVQKGMPHKCYHGKTGRVYNVTQHAVGIIVNKQVKGKILAKRINVRIEHIKHSKSRDSFLKRVKENDQKKKEAKEKGTWVQLKRQPAPPREAHFVRTNGKEPELLEPIPYEFMA from the coding sequence ATGacaaacacaaagggaaagaggaggggcacTCGTTATATGTTCTCTAGGCCCTTTAGGAAACATGGAGTTGTTCCTTTGGCCACGTACATGCGAATCTACAAGAAGGGCGATATTGTAGACATCAAGGGAATGGGCACTGTTCAAAAAGGAATGCCCCATAAATGTTACCATGGCAAAACCGGAAGAGTCTACAATGTCACCCAGCATGCTGTGGGCATCATTGTAAACAAGCAAGTTAAGGGCAAGATTCTTGCCAAGAGAATTAATGTGCGGATTGAACACATCAAGCACTCGAAGagcagagacagcttcctgaagcGGGTGAAGGAGAACgaccagaagaaaaaggaagccaaagagaaGGGCACCTGGGTTCAGCTGAAGCGCCAGCCTGCTCCACCCAGAGAAGCACACTTTGTGAGGACTAACGGGAAGGAGCCTGAGCtgctggagcccattccctacgaATTCATGGCCTga